The Macaca mulatta isolate MMU2019108-1 chromosome 19, T2T-MMU8v2.0, whole genome shotgun sequence sequence CAGCAGCCCCTGCAGGCCTGGAATCTTGGCTGAGCGCTTCCTCAAACTGCTCCATAGAGCTCTGGGTCCCCAGCAGGGAGGCtgagtcctggaggctggaggtggagTGCAGGGAAGGGCCCTGGGGGAAGCAGGGTTGGTTAAGGGTCACAGGTGAGTGAGGGGACAGTTGGGCGACCCTAAAGTTCCCTCGTCAAAGGAGAGGCAGCCAGAGAACTTGGGGTTGGTGACTACTGGAGGGTGGGCAGGGGTAGTCACAGGTTAGCAATGGGACAGTGTTCAAGGCTCTGGGGGTATCTGTACTGTTGGGCTGGGCTCCAGGCAGCAGTGCAGGCTGACCCTGGCTGTGGCCAGACCCAGGGCTGGGGCCTGAGCTAGGCCCAGAGCTGCTGCCTAGAGTCAAGCTGCTGCCCAAGCTCCAGGCTGCACCCTGCTGTGGCCTGTGACCGCAGGAGTCTCTGGGGCCTGCAGAGAGGGATGGCAGAGAGCTGGCATGGGTTGCCCAGGTGTCCTACAGCTCCCTTGGTCCCCCACAGCCCCATACTGGCTCCTACCTGGAATGGGATGGGGTCTGGGGACATCACAGGGGGCACACACCTGGGTGTGGTCTTGGCTCTGTGAGCCACTTCACGGCACACTTTCTCTGTGGGGACAGACCAGTTGGTCAGACCAGGGGCGGACCTGTCCACCCTGTCCAAGGGTCATGTTCACCCTTAAATTCCCATCAGGGACTGCAGAGCTCGGGACACAGTCAGTGCTCGGTACCACTGCTGACTGGCCAACTGAAGCCACACCTTCCATACAGCTCCTTGATCCTGCCCCCACAGATGTACCAGCAACCAGGCCCTCACCTCTCAGCAGGAGCCTGGCCGGGCCCCATCCTGGGCTCCCCCGCCACAGCCACGTGGTGCAGACGGCCCACCTGGGTGTCTAGATCCCTCTTGGAACCCAGCTCCACTGGGAAGCGAAAGGGCAGTGAGGGCGTCTGTGGGGTCCGGTTCTGGGGCAGGGATCCGCTAGGGGGTCTCATGAGGGAAGGGGGATGTGAAGGACCGGAACTTTGGGgacaagaaaacaataaagacagAGTTGGCTGGGGGTTTTGGGGGCGCAGTCTAGAAGGGAAGGGGATTCAGGAGGGGTCTGATGGGAAGGGAGGCGGCTGAATGAGAAAAGGGGGTGGCTCTGGGAGGGCGACATACCAGAAGGTCTGGGGTCGCAGGGAGACTGAGAGCTGAGGGGGATCTAAGGCAATTGG is a genomic window containing:
- the LOC106994744 gene encoding uncharacterized protein LOC106994744, with the translated sequence MRPPSGSLPQNRTPQTPSLPFRFPVELGSKRDLDTQVGRLHHVAVAGEPRMGPGQAPAERALPCTPPPASRTQPPCWGPRALWSSLRKRSAKIPGLQGLLWHTHRVTLLEPQPYEPIPSLLTHREASHTLGGCWKATRAG